Proteins from a genomic interval of Euwallacea similis isolate ESF13 chromosome 33, ESF131.1, whole genome shotgun sequence:
- the LOC136418196 gene encoding ninjurin-A-like gives MDTDDPDLDLSNQQDLLTDHNNNEQANIDQATISDALDGAEKDLQDEEAIHIIESEDGGSSDNTRRISLYEIAGKKTAAQGLMDIALITANANQMRYLLEFNRGSHTFHITLTLIIASLALQVAVAMFLIFKGRYYVKGQSKSARAKLIKNYVFFGVFLITVVNIFIASFTTMDRT, from the exons ATGGATACCGACGATCCAGACCTGGACCTCAGTAACCAACAAGATCTTCTTACTGaccataataataatgaacaGGCAAATATCGACCAAGCAACAATATCAG ACGCCTTAGACGGAGCAGAGAAGGATCTGCAAGACGAAGAAGCGATCCATATAATCGAGTCCGAAGATGGCGGTTCCAGTGACAACACCAGAAGGATTTCTTTGTATGAAATTGCTGGGAAGAAAACAGCTGCACAAg GTTTAATGGACATCGCCCTTATCACAGCCAACGCTAACCAAATGAGATACCTTCTAGAATTCAACAGAGGAAGTCACACCTTTCATATCACTCTCACTTTAATCATCGCCTCTTTAGCCCTTCAAGTCGCAGTTGCCATGTTTCTGATCTTCAAAGGGCGGTATTACGTCAAAGGGCAGTCAAAATCTGCCAGAGCTAAACTAATCAAAAACTACGTTTTCTTTGGAGTTTTTCTCATCACTGTTGTTAATATCTTCATTGCCAGCTTTACTACTATGGACCGCACGTGA